The following coding sequences lie in one Phycicoccus duodecadis genomic window:
- a CDS encoding pyridoxal phosphate-dependent decarboxylase family protein has product MTDATPPLASGPAAGRVLAELRRMQATDLPTHGGRTLAYVYDSGLADADALGREALAMFASSNGLDPTAFPSLQRMENDLVALAGALLDAPDGFVGAATSGGTESILLAVLAARRGAPHLTAPSMVLPASAHAAFLKAASYLGVRPVVVDVDPLTLRADPAAMAEAVDDSTVLVVASAPSYAHGVVDPVAEVAALAAARGIRCHVDACIGGWVLPHLDHLPPWTFSVEGVTSISVDLHKYAYTPKGVSLLLHRDADLRRGHLFASAAWPGYTMLNTTAQSTKSGGPLAAAWAVTRHIGTDGYARLARQARRATLELAAGVDAIDGLHVLVAPDSTLLALTTDDTCDVFTLADGMLARGWYTQPQMAFGAVPPTLHLTLSAATAPSVPDFLDALGVTTAAARAAGPVAVDPGLGALLVSLDPTALDDAAFTGLLAAAGLSGEGGAIELPDRMAPVNALLDACPPAAREALLLGVLDRLSRPTPRPSP; this is encoded by the coding sequence ATGACCGACGCGACGCCGCCCCTCGCCTCCGGCCCGGCCGCCGGCCGGGTGCTCGCCGAGCTGCGGCGGATGCAGGCGACCGACCTGCCGACGCACGGGGGTCGCACGCTCGCCTACGTGTACGACTCCGGCCTGGCCGACGCCGACGCCCTGGGCCGCGAGGCGCTCGCCATGTTCGCGTCGTCGAACGGCCTCGACCCCACCGCGTTCCCCTCGCTGCAGCGCATGGAGAACGACCTCGTCGCGCTGGCCGGCGCCCTGCTCGACGCGCCCGACGGGTTCGTGGGGGCCGCGACCTCCGGCGGCACCGAGTCGATCCTGCTGGCCGTCCTGGCGGCGCGCAGGGGCGCGCCCCACCTCACCGCCCCGAGCATGGTCCTGCCCGCCAGCGCGCACGCCGCCTTCCTCAAGGCCGCCTCCTACCTCGGGGTGCGGCCGGTCGTCGTCGACGTCGACCCCCTCACGCTGCGAGCCGACCCGGCCGCGATGGCCGAGGCCGTCGACGACTCCACCGTGCTGGTGGTGGCCTCGGCTCCCTCGTACGCCCACGGCGTGGTCGACCCCGTGGCCGAGGTGGCCGCCCTGGCCGCGGCCCGCGGCATCCGCTGCCACGTCGATGCGTGCATCGGCGGCTGGGTCCTGCCGCACCTCGACCACCTGCCGCCCTGGACCTTCTCCGTCGAGGGCGTCACCAGCATCAGCGTCGACCTGCACAAGTACGCCTACACCCCCAAGGGCGTCTCGCTCCTGCTGCACCGGGACGCCGACCTGCGTCGCGGGCACCTGTTCGCCTCGGCCGCCTGGCCCGGCTACACGATGCTCAACACCACCGCGCAGTCGACCAAGTCGGGAGGGCCGCTGGCGGCGGCCTGGGCCGTGACCCGCCACATCGGGACCGACGGGTACGCCCGGCTGGCCCGCCAGGCGCGCCGCGCGACGCTCGAGCTCGCCGCGGGGGTCGACGCCATCGACGGTCTGCACGTCCTGGTGGCGCCCGACTCGACCCTCCTGGCGCTGACCACCGACGACACCTGCGACGTCTTCACGCTGGCCGACGGGATGCTCGCGCGGGGCTGGTACACCCAGCCGCAGATGGCCTTCGGCGCCGTGCCCCCCACGCTGCACCTGACCCTCTCGGCCGCCACCGCGCCCTCGGTGCCCGACTTCCTCGACGCCCTGGGCGTGACCACCGCCGCCGCCCGCGCCGCCGGCCCGGTGGCGGTCGACCCCGGCCTCGGCGCGCTGCTCGTGAGCCTGGACCCGACGGCGCTCGACGACGCCGCCTTCACCGGGCTCCTCGCCGCCGCCGGGCTGTCCGGCGAGGGCGGGGCCATCGAGCTCCCCGACCGGATGGCGCCGGTCAACGCACTGCTCGACGCCTGCCCGCCCGCGGCCCGCGAGGCGCTGCTCCTCGGGGTCCTCGACCGGCTGAGCCGCCCCACCCCGCGCCCGTCCCCCTGA
- a CDS encoding MFS transporter encodes MTSDAAGRPTGRRAPTAPGPARALPASARRGYGLGSVATGSFGTVPGLLLLPYLTDRLGVAAGVAGLVVFLPKAWDVLLNPVAGRISDRSTHPGGRRRPFLLRAGLLLAVLFVLLFSGPTAPTGIATAWVVVAFLGCATAYAFFQVPYVAMPAEMTDDYDERTRLMTWRVAVLALAILVSGGLAPVVRDALGPTWGYRGVGLFVGALIAVGTLGAWWGTRTAPTSRAATAGGSLGDQLRVVASSREFRTLLGVFVLQALATGSMLAGVDYVARVLLGSPAASTVLFVCFVGPALLVTPLWQRVGRARGKRSGYLWGSLLLGLGALATLAAVPLGLAATAVTVAVVGVGYAACQMFPLAMLPDVAAADTARTGEDRAGTYTGVWTAGETLGLALGPFLYAGALTLGGYVSSTDAAAAQPASARTAIALGFTVVPAVLVALSLVLLRHYRPDREVAR; translated from the coding sequence ATGACCTCCGACGCAGCGGGTCGGCCCACGGGCCGCCGCGCCCCGACCGCGCCCGGCCCGGCCCGCGCACTGCCGGCGTCGGCCCGGCGCGGGTACGGCCTCGGCTCGGTCGCGACCGGCTCGTTCGGCACCGTCCCGGGTCTGCTCCTGCTGCCGTACCTCACCGACCGCCTCGGGGTGGCCGCCGGGGTCGCCGGGCTCGTGGTCTTCCTGCCCAAGGCCTGGGACGTCCTGCTCAACCCGGTGGCGGGCCGCATCAGCGACCGGTCCACCCACCCCGGCGGCCGTCGCCGGCCCTTCCTGCTGCGGGCCGGTCTGCTCCTCGCCGTGCTGTTCGTCCTCCTGTTCTCGGGCCCGACCGCACCCACCGGGATCGCCACCGCCTGGGTCGTCGTGGCCTTCCTCGGCTGCGCCACCGCCTACGCGTTCTTCCAGGTGCCGTACGTGGCGATGCCGGCCGAGATGACCGACGACTACGACGAGCGGACCCGGCTGATGACCTGGCGGGTGGCCGTGCTCGCCCTCGCCATCCTGGTCAGCGGCGGCCTGGCCCCGGTGGTCCGCGACGCCCTCGGCCCCACGTGGGGCTACCGCGGTGTGGGGCTGTTCGTCGGCGCGCTCATCGCCGTCGGCACCCTCGGCGCCTGGTGGGGCACCCGCACGGCCCCGACCAGCCGGGCCGCGACCGCGGGTGGCAGCCTAGGCGACCAGCTGCGCGTGGTCGCCTCCTCGCGCGAGTTCCGCACGCTGCTGGGCGTGTTCGTGCTGCAGGCGCTGGCGACCGGGTCGATGCTGGCCGGCGTCGACTACGTGGCGCGCGTCCTGCTCGGCAGCCCGGCCGCCTCGACCGTGCTCTTCGTCTGCTTCGTCGGCCCGGCCCTCCTGGTCACGCCCCTCTGGCAGCGCGTCGGGCGCGCCCGTGGCAAGCGCTCCGGCTACCTCTGGGGCTCGCTGCTCCTGGGGCTGGGCGCTCTCGCCACCCTGGCCGCGGTGCCGCTCGGCCTCGCCGCCACCGCCGTCACCGTGGCCGTCGTCGGCGTGGGCTACGCCGCCTGCCAGATGTTCCCGCTCGCGATGCTGCCCGACGTCGCCGCCGCCGACACCGCCCGCACCGGCGAGGACCGGGCCGGCACGTACACCGGGGTCTGGACGGCCGGCGAGACCCTGGGCCTGGCCCTCGGGCCCTTCCTCTACGCGGGCGCCCTGACCCTCGGCGGCTACGTGTCCTCGACCGACGCCGCGGCCGCGCAGCCCGCCTCCGCCCGCACCGCCATCGCGCTCGGCTTCACCGTCGTGCCGGCCGTGCTGGTGGCCCTCTCGCTGGTGCTCCTGCGCCACTACCGACCCGACCGGGAGGTCGCCCGATGA
- a CDS encoding IS30 family transposase, translating into MWRCVVTLKLARRFEDAFWREYRLDGDVLRSAAVAGVGSSIAGRWVRESGGVIRMRVADSGHRLSFEEREAIEEMLARGHTQAEIAREIGRARSTISREIARNLRPKGRTSAGTVRMRPYSARIAQLKAEQRARRPKPTKLSGHRVLAATVQAWIGGTERMSPQQVSNRLKVLFPDDESMRVSHETLYQELYVQGRGHLRADLHHALRTGRARRAPRKAAKRPRVPGELLIANRPKDVDARTVPGHWEGDLIIGKNSASAIGTLVERTTRFVILLHLPGRHDAESVADAIAQQITALPEHLARSLTWDQGVELVGSHQRVRAETGLSVWFCDPASPWQRGSNENTNGLLRQYFPKGTDLSVYTQEDLETVADGLNARPRMTLGWRTPAEALAEVA; encoded by the coding sequence CTGTGGAGGTGTGTTGTGACATTGAAGTTGGCTCGTCGGTTTGAGGACGCGTTCTGGCGTGAGTACCGGCTCGATGGTGACGTGCTGCGGTCCGCGGCTGTGGCTGGGGTCGGATCGAGCATCGCGGGGCGGTGGGTCCGCGAGTCTGGTGGCGTGATCAGGATGCGGGTTGCGGACTCTGGCCACCGGCTCAGCTTCGAGGAGCGTGAGGCGATCGAGGAGATGCTCGCCCGGGGCCATACCCAGGCGGAGATCGCGCGCGAGATCGGGCGGGCGCGGTCGACGATCAGTCGGGAGATCGCGCGCAACCTTCGCCCCAAGGGCCGCACCAGCGCCGGGACGGTGCGGATGCGGCCGTACTCGGCGCGGATCGCGCAGCTGAAGGCTGAGCAGCGGGCCCGCCGGCCCAAACCGACCAAGCTGTCCGGGCACCGGGTGCTCGCGGCGACGGTGCAGGCGTGGATCGGCGGGACCGAGCGGATGAGCCCTCAGCAGGTCAGCAACCGGCTCAAGGTGCTCTTCCCCGATGATGAGTCGATGCGGGTCTCCCACGAGACGCTCTACCAGGAGCTGTACGTCCAAGGCCGTGGCCACCTGCGCGCTGACCTGCACCACGCGCTTCGCACCGGTCGGGCCCGTCGGGCCCCGCGCAAGGCCGCCAAACGGCCCCGGGTGCCCGGGGAGCTGCTGATCGCGAATCGACCCAAGGACGTCGACGCCCGCACCGTGCCCGGGCACTGGGAAGGTGACCTGATCATCGGCAAGAACAGCGCCTCGGCGATCGGGACCCTGGTCGAGCGCACCACCCGGTTCGTGATCCTGCTTCACCTACCAGGGCGGCACGACGCCGAATCCGTCGCCGACGCCATCGCGCAACAGATCACCGCCCTACCCGAGCACCTGGCCCGCTCCCTGACCTGGGACCAAGGCGTCGAGCTGGTCGGCTCCCACCAACGAGTCCGTGCCGAGACCGGGCTGAGCGTGTGGTTCTGCGACCCCGCCTCGCCCTGGCAACGCGGCAGCAACGAGAACACCAACGGGCTCCTTCGCCAGTACTTCCCCAAGGGCACCGACCTGTCCGTGTACACCCAAGAAGACCTCGAGACCGTCGCAGACGGACTCAACGCCCGACCCCGCATGACCCTGGGATGGCGTACCCCAGCCGAAGCCCTCGCCGAAGTAGCCTGA
- a CDS encoding PQQ-dependent sugar dehydrogenase, whose amino-acid sequence MRARASARPRLRSLAAVAGLALLATAACSSPAGDDGYGEVPARPPASGSSAPVSSTPAPRSTAVPDLAVEVVASGFEHGWDIGFLPDGRALVTERPGRIALVSGLRAGATRTQVRADLSDLYVNSEGGLMGMVVHPDFATSREFTTCQTHQESGTPVDIRLVTWRLSPEGAAAARVRDLLTGLPLSTGRHSGCRPTLDAGGALVVGTGDTAVGSLPQDLTSLGGKTLRLDLGTGKPLPDNPFIGSANAKQRYVQTYGHRNVQGVALRPGTDQVFTAEHGPDNNDEVNLIRPGANYGWDPAQGGTVGGYDEGVPMTDTARYPDAVPAVWQSGRTTQAVCGLAFLQGPQWGAFDGALVVTALKGAKLLVLTLDDAGAVTDVAIPEATNGPYGRLRAARLGPDGALYVTTTNGDDDELLRITPRT is encoded by the coding sequence ATGCGAGCCCGCGCCAGCGCCCGTCCACGTCTCCGCTCCCTGGCGGCGGTGGCCGGCCTGGCCCTGCTGGCCACCGCCGCCTGCTCGTCCCCGGCGGGCGACGACGGCTACGGGGAGGTGCCGGCCCGACCGCCGGCCTCGGGCTCGTCGGCCCCGGTGTCGAGCACCCCGGCTCCGCGCAGCACGGCGGTCCCCGACCTCGCGGTCGAGGTGGTCGCGAGCGGCTTCGAGCACGGCTGGGACATCGGGTTCCTGCCCGACGGGAGAGCGCTGGTCACCGAGCGCCCGGGGCGGATCGCCCTGGTCTCGGGGCTCCGCGCGGGCGCCACACGCACCCAGGTCCGGGCCGACCTGAGCGACCTCTACGTCAACAGTGAGGGCGGCCTGATGGGGATGGTCGTGCATCCCGACTTCGCGACGAGCCGCGAGTTCACGACCTGCCAGACCCACCAGGAGAGCGGCACCCCGGTCGACATCCGGCTGGTCACCTGGCGGCTCTCGCCCGAGGGCGCTGCGGCGGCCAGGGTGCGCGACCTGCTGACCGGGCTGCCCCTCTCGACCGGGCGCCACTCGGGATGCCGCCCCACGCTCGACGCCGGCGGGGCGCTGGTCGTGGGGACCGGCGACACCGCCGTCGGGTCGCTGCCGCAGGACCTCACCAGCCTCGGGGGCAAGACGCTCCGGCTGGACCTCGGGACGGGGAAGCCGTTGCCGGACAACCCCTTCATCGGGTCCGCCAATGCGAAGCAGCGGTACGTGCAGACGTACGGGCACCGCAACGTGCAGGGGGTGGCGCTGCGTCCGGGCACCGACCAGGTGTTCACCGCCGAGCACGGGCCGGACAACAACGACGAGGTCAACCTCATCCGGCCCGGCGCCAACTACGGGTGGGACCCGGCGCAGGGCGGCACCGTCGGCGGCTACGACGAGGGCGTGCCGATGACCGACACCGCGCGCTACCCCGACGCCGTGCCCGCGGTGTGGCAGTCGGGCCGGACGACCCAGGCGGTGTGCGGGCTGGCGTTCCTCCAGGGGCCGCAGTGGGGGGCGTTCGACGGCGCGCTGGTCGTCACGGCGCTCAAGGGTGCCAAGCTGCTGGTGCTGACCCTCGACGACGCCGGCGCCGTGACCGACGTCGCCATCCCCGAGGCCACCAACGGCCCGTACGGCCGGCTGCGGGCGGCGCGGCTCGGGCCCGACGGTGCGCTGTACGTGACCACGACCAACGGCGACGACGACGAGCTGCTGCGCATCACGCCCCGCACCTGA
- a CDS encoding MGMT family protein gives MDDVVVERVLRAVEQVPRGRVVSYGDLAALVGIGPRQVGSIMRVYGGNVTWWRVTNASGDLPEPLREPARVRWAEEGILMKPNGLGCRIADHRADRAALVRAYERVTADLRGPVG, from the coding sequence GTGGACGACGTCGTCGTGGAGCGGGTGCTGCGGGCGGTCGAGCAGGTGCCCCGCGGCCGGGTGGTCTCCTACGGCGACCTGGCCGCCCTGGTCGGCATCGGGCCCCGGCAGGTGGGCTCGATCATGCGCGTCTACGGCGGCAACGTCACGTGGTGGCGGGTCACCAACGCCTCCGGGGACCTGCCCGAGCCGCTGCGCGAGCCCGCCCGGGTGCGGTGGGCCGAGGAGGGCATCCTGATGAAGCCGAACGGGCTCGGCTGCCGGATCGCGGACCACCGGGCCGACCGGGCGGCGCTGGTGAGGGCCTACGAGCGGGTGACGGCGGACCTGCGGGGTCCCGTCGGCTGA
- a CDS encoding LacI family DNA-binding transcriptional regulator: protein MGSPTAAPTMAHVARRAGVSHQTVSRVLNDADAVRPETRDRVLRAISELGYRRNSAARALVTRRSGLIGVIVDELRLYGPASTVSSIAQAAREAGYGMTLDLLWDVTGPSVSAALEHHLSQAVEAIVLVAAHGETPDPAVLRDLDVPLIALDGFLGAGSPTAGVDQRAGGAMATRHLLDLGHRRIGHITGPRDWPQSEARQAGFHEAMEQAGTRPGPVVTGDWSPRAGHEGCLRILAQDPSTTAIFVANDQMAMGALRALGEAGRRVPEDVSVVGFDDIPEAAFSQPPLTTIRQDFAALGREAVRLVVGAIGGDDELPSTLVPPRLVARGSTARSPRGRRR, encoded by the coding sequence ATGGGCTCACCGACCGCGGCGCCGACGATGGCGCACGTCGCGCGTCGGGCCGGCGTCTCGCACCAGACGGTGTCGCGCGTGCTCAACGACGCCGACGCCGTACGCCCCGAGACCCGCGACCGCGTGCTGCGCGCCATCTCCGAGCTCGGCTACCGGCGCAACTCCGCCGCCCGGGCGCTGGTCACCCGGCGCAGCGGCCTCATCGGCGTGATCGTCGACGAGCTGCGCCTCTACGGGCCGGCCAGCACCGTGTCGAGCATCGCCCAGGCCGCGCGCGAGGCCGGCTACGGGATGACCCTCGACCTGCTCTGGGACGTCACCGGCCCCAGCGTCTCGGCGGCGCTCGAGCACCACCTGAGCCAGGCGGTCGAGGCCATCGTCCTGGTCGCGGCCCACGGCGAGACCCCCGACCCGGCGGTGCTGCGCGACCTCGACGTGCCGCTCATCGCCCTCGACGGCTTCCTCGGGGCGGGCTCCCCCACCGCCGGCGTCGACCAGCGGGCCGGGGGCGCGATGGCCACCCGTCACCTGCTCGACCTGGGCCATCGCCGCATCGGCCACATCACGGGCCCCCGCGACTGGCCGCAGTCGGAGGCCCGGCAGGCCGGCTTCCACGAGGCCATGGAGCAGGCCGGCACGCGGCCGGGGCCCGTGGTCACCGGCGACTGGTCACCCCGGGCCGGCCACGAGGGATGCCTGCGAATACTGGCCCAGGACCCTTCCACCACAGCCATCTTCGTCGCCAACGACCAGATGGCGATGGGCGCGTTGCGGGCCCTGGGCGAGGCCGGCAGGCGGGTGCCCGAGGACGTCTCCGTGGTGGGCTTCGACGACATCCCCGAGGCGGCCTTCTCGCAGCCTCCGCTGACGACCATCCGGCAGGACTTCGCGGCGCTGGGGCGCGAGGCCGTGCGGCTCGTCGTCGGCGCGATCGGGGGAGACGACGAGCTGCCGTCGACCCTCGTGCCGCCGCGGCTGGTGGCGCGCGGCTCGACCGCCCGCTCTCCCCGCGGCCGCCGCCGCTGA